In the Candidatus Methylomirabilota bacterium genome, CGGGATCGTCCCACAGCCACCGGCGCGACCGAGCCACCTGGGGGATCAGGCGCGCAGGATCCACGCCGACGGGCGCGGCCACGCGGTGGCAAGCCCCCGCCCAGCATTCGTCCACCCCGCCCGAGTAGTCGAGCAGCGTGTCGTCGAGGTCGACGAGCAGCGCCTTCATGTCACTTCCTGGGGCGAGATCTCGGCCACCGGCTCGGCCTGGCCGAACGGCGGGAGCTCGGGGCGGCACACCTGGCGGAAGTTACACCAGCGACAGATGCGCAGGTCCTCCGCCCGCTCGAAGTCGGCCTCCTCGGCGAGGTTGCGCGCGGGGTCGCGGAGATATGCCTTCATGCCGCGAGCGGAGAAGCGAATGTGCTCGCGCACGCGGTCCAGGGCGCCCGCGTCCCAGGGATGGGGAGTGGCCTTGCCCTCGCGGAGATTGACCTCGTGGAGATCCACCCGCGAGGGATCCACGCCCAGCACCTCGAGCGCGTAGAGCGCGTAGCCCGCGAGCTGCAGCGACGCGTCGCCCCCGCCGCCGCCCGTCTTCCAGTCCACGAGCTGGAGGCGATCGGCGGTGCTCCAGTAGCCGAAGTCGGGCGCGGCGAACACGCGGATGCCCTCGAAGTCGAAGGCGTTGATGTCCTCGATGAGGACCCAGCGCTCGACGGGCGTGGCCTTGATGTCGGCGAGCAGCGGCAGACGGTGGAAATTCCGCAGGCAGCGCACGACATTGTCGCGGAGGGCCTGCCACTCGGCGTCGCGGATGGGCACGCCGTACTCGTGCTCGAAGAGCCCGGCCCGCTTCGGCCACTCCCGGTACACGCCCGCGCGCGAGCCCTTCCACTCCTGGCGCATCTGGCTCACCGTGCTCTCGATCAGCGAGGCCTCGGACAAGGCGTAGCCGTCGCGCATCGCGAGGAGCGCGCGCTCGATGGCTTCGTGCACCAGGCGCCCCGCCCACATCTGGCGGGTACCGAGCTGCTTGAGGATGTAGAGGAGCCGCGTGCGCTCGGCGGACTCCGCGTCCCAGCCTCCCCAGGCGCCGTAGTACTGGAAGTAGTACCGGCGGCGGCAGTCCTGGAAGGCGTTGTCCCGGGTCCGGGACCAGGAAAATTCGTTGACGAGATCGGCCACGGCCTCAGGATAGCAGGGTCCGCGACGATTGGGCAGCGAACCCGGCCCCAAGGAGGCGCTTCATGGCACGCGGGCTCTCCCTTCCCGCATCGCTCCTCGGCGTTCTCCTCTTGACCGCTTGCCCCGTGCCGGCCCTCGAGGGCGAGAAGCTCGGACCGTGCACTTCGAGACCTCGCGCTCGGCGGCGGCTCAGCCCGCGCTCGATCGCGCGGTGGCCATGCTGCACTCGTTCTGGTTCCAGATGGCGCTGGGCGCCTTCGGCGAAGTGGCGAAGATCGACCCCACGTGCGGCAGGGCGCACTGGGGCCAGGCCATGACCGGGTGGGCAATCCCCTGGCCGGGCCCCCGGTCGCACGTGGGCTCACCGAGGGCGGCCGTACAGCGCGCCAAGGCCATGGGCGCCAAGACCCCGCGTGAAATGGCCTATATCGGCGCGGTGGAGGCCTTCTACAAGGACGCCGACAAGGTCGACCACCGGATCCGCGCCCTCGCGTAAGAGAAGGCGCTGGAAGCCATCACCGCGCAGTACCCGAACGACCCGGAGGCGCCGATCTTCTCCGCGCTCGCGCTCAACATCACCTTCCTTCCCACCGACACGACGTACGCCAATCAGCTCAAGGCCGCGGCCAGCCGGACCACCCGGGCGCCGCCCACTCCCTGATCCACAGCTACAACTTCCTCCCCATCGCCCCGAAGAGCCTCACCGCCGCGCACCGCTACGCCTCGATCGCGCCGTCGGCGACCGCACGCCCTCCACATGCCGTCCCACATCTTCACGCGCGTGGGCGCCTGGGAGGAGTCCATCGAGTCCCACCGCGCCTCCGCGAAAGCGGCGATGCGCGGCCTGGGCGCCGCGCGGAGCGGCAATTCCGCGGGCGCCCGCGAGGCGTCGCTCCCCTGGAGGCGCTTCGTGATGCCATGGTGGCGGCGAAGAGCGGCTACTGGGCGGAGCAGGCGGAGATTCAGCGGCGCGGCGTCGAGGGGATGCCGCCAAGGCGCGCTGCTCCTACGATCGCGTGGCCGAGCTTGGCCACAAGGCCGACGCGGACCGACCGGAGGTGGCCGCCGCCCGCGCCTACCTCAAGAAGTAAGTCGTTGACGGGAGGCCATGCCATGGGTACCCTCCCCGGTCGCGCCGCTCGGCGTCTGCTTCGCACCGCTCGACCGGATCAAAAGGGAGCATGCATGTCCTCAGCATTCGACCCCGGCATCACGCGCCGTCAAGCTCTCGTGGGCACCGCGACCTTCGCCGGCTATGCGCTCGCAGTGGACAAGGTGCTCGCTCAGGCGATCAAGACCGACACCGAGGGCCTGGCCGCAGGCGACTTCGGGGTGAAGATCGGCAACTACGAGATGCCGGTCTACGAGGCCCGGCCGGCCTCCGGCGGGCCCCACCCGGCCATCATCGTGATCTCGGAGGTCTGGGGCGTGCACGAGTACATCCGCGACTGCGCGCGCCGCTTCGCCAAGGCCGGCTTCTACGCCGTGGCGCCTGAGCTCTTCAAGCGTGAAGGCGGGGTGGCGCAGCTTTCCAACATCCAGGACATCCTGAAGATCGTGTTCGCGGTCCCCCGCAAGCAGCTGCTGGGGGACATCCAGGCCGCGACGGTCTGGGCCAAGACGCGGCCGGGCGTGGCCGCCGGCAAGTTCGGCGTGACCGGCTGGTGCTGGGGCGGCTCCACCGCCATCCAAGCGGCGGCTGCCATCCCCGACATGAAGGCGGCGGTGGCGTGGTACGGCCCGCCCGGCCGCCCCTATGTCGATCAGCCCAATCCGGTCACGGGCTTCGACGTCGCCAAGGACATCAAGATCCCCTTCCTCGGCCTCTACGGCGAGAAGGACACCAGTATCAAACCCGAGGACGTCACCAAGTTCGGCGAGATGGTGAAGGCCGCCGGGAACCCCAACGTGGAGATCATCGTTTACCCTGGGGCGGGCCACGGCTTCCACGCCGACTACCGGCCATCCTACGACGCGGCCGCGGCGACGGATGCCTGGAAGCGCTGCACGGACCACTTCACCAAGTTCCTCAAGGCCTGAGGTCCAGGCCCGAGGCGAGGAGGAGCGCGCGATGTGTCAGATCGTCCCCGCATACCGTGGTCGCCGCGTGTCGGACCCGGAGGAGCGCGTGTCCGGTCTTGGTCGGCGCGACTTCCTCAAGCTAGCGGCTGGCGCCGCTGCTGTCGCCCTGACGGCTGCGTCGCCGACCTGGGCCCAGAACGCCAAGGTCGAAGTGCACTGGCTCGGGCAGGCCACGACCAAGCTGACCTCGCTCACCGGCAAGACCATCGTCATCGACCCCTTCCTCACCAACAACCCGAAGACGCCGCCGGCGATGAAGAACCTCGACGCGCTGGGCAAGATCGACCTGATCCTGGTCACCCACGGCCACGGCGATCACGTGGGCGACGTCGCGGAGCTCGCCAAGCGCACGGGCGCGCCGGTGGCCGGGCCGGGCGGCCTCCTGTCGACGCTGGTCGATCTCGGCTGGGTCCCGGCCGAAAAGGGCGTACGCTTCGGCAAGGGCGGAAAGATCAACCCCGCCGGGCCTCAGATCACGATCACCCAGGTGCGGGCCGAGCACTCCTCCGAGGTCACCGTCACCGACCCCACCACGAAGAAGTCCACGACCTATCCCGGCGGCGAGCCGGCCGGCTTCATCGTGGAGTTCGAGAACGGGTTCAAGCTCTATCA is a window encoding:
- a CDS encoding dienelactone hydrolase family protein — its product is MSSAFDPGITRRQALVGTATFAGYALAVDKVLAQAIKTDTEGLAAGDFGVKIGNYEMPVYEARPASGGPHPAIIVISEVWGVHEYIRDCARRFAKAGFYAVAPELFKREGGVAQLSNIQDILKIVFAVPRKQLLGDIQAATVWAKTRPGVAAGKFGVTGWCWGGSTAIQAAAAIPDMKAAVAWYGPPGRPYVDQPNPVTGFDVAKDIKIPFLGLYGEKDTSIKPEDVTKFGEMVKAAGNPNVEIIVYPGAGHGFHADYRPSYDAAAATDAWKRCTDHFTKFLKA
- a CDS encoding PD-(D/E)XK nuclease family protein → MADLVNEFSWSRTRDNAFQDCRRRYYFQYYGAWGGWDAESAERTRLLYILKQLGTRQMWAGRLVHEAIERALLAMRDGYALSEASLIESTVSQMRQEWKGSRAGVYREWPKRAGLFEHEYGVPIRDAEWQALRDNVVRCLRNFHRLPLLADIKATPVERWVLIEDINAFDFEGIRVFAAPDFGYWSTADRLQLVDWKTGGGGGDASLQLAGYALYALEVLGVDPSRVDLHEVNLREGKATPHPWDAGALDRVREHIRFSARGMKAYLRDPARNLAEEADFERAEDLRICRWCNFRQVCRPELPPFGQAEPVAEISPQEVT
- a CDS encoding metal-dependent hydrolase, yielding MCQIVPAYRGRRVSDPEERVSGLGRRDFLKLAAGAAAVALTAASPTWAQNAKVEVHWLGQATTKLTSLTGKTIVIDPFLTNNPKTPPAMKNLDALGKIDLILVTHGHGDHVGDVAELAKRTGAPVAGPGGLLSTLVDLGWVPAEKGVRFGKGGKINPAGPQITITQVRAEHSSEVTVTDPTTKKSTTYPGGEPAGFIVEFENGFKLYHMGDTGLFGDMRLIGEYYKPDLIMIPIGGHFVMDPRDGAYATREMLKPRFAIPIHYGTFPVLKGTPQEYQAALGNVTTQVFPISPGDKLSF